The genomic stretch CACGCGTTGCCCTCGTACGAATCCGTGGCGCCGGTGTTGCTTTGATAGACGTAGTTGTTGGTGGCGCCGGAGTAGAGGCGCGCCAGGATGCCGTTGTCGGCGCCGAGCGTCGTGCGAAACTCGGCTTGCAGGAGGTCTTGCTGTTGCGCCTGGTACTGGTTCGACCAGGCCAGCGTGTCGAATGGGATCGGCGTCCCGCTCGCGACCGAGCCGGTGTAGCCGGGCGGCGGCGCGAAGATCGAGAACGACTGGTTCGTGTTCCCGATCGGAAGCAGTGAGACGTCCTCGTTCGGATCGTTGAAAGCCGCCTGGCCGCCGAGATAGCTCAGCGTCAGCGCCGTCTGCTGCGAGAAGTTGATCCGAATCTTCGCCAGCTCCGAGTCGGAGTGGTAGCCCGAGCTCACGCTGTCGCAACAGGCGTAGATCGGTTCCTGATATTGCAGCGCGCCCGGCGTGGAGTAGAAGTACGGCACGTTGCTCGCGCCGAAGCCGATCGGGAGCCCGGACGGCGGCGCGACGACCCGGCCATTCACCGTCCACGGGGGCGAGCCGTAGAGGAACGGGAGCGCCGAGCCGGCGACCTTGTAGTTGTTCAGGCCGCTCGGCGTGCCGTCCGTCGCGGCGGCGAACGCGTAGTCGATGACGTGACTCGGCAGCGACCCGGTCGCCTGCATCGACGAGAACTGGCCGCCGAAGCCGTCGACGCCGTACTCGAGGTTCTCTTGCGGCGTACGCGTCGGCTCGAGCGTGCGGTAGTTCACGCTGCCGTTGATCGCATAGTTGATCTCGGTGGTCGACGAACCGGGGCCCTTGACGACCTCCACGTCCTGCAACAGCGCCGGGTTCAGCAGCGTCGGCGAAAACGAACCGTCGAGCCCGACCGAAACCGGATGGCCGTCGATCAGCGATTCCGTTTCGTACGGCAGCGCACCGCGAATCTGCGTGGTCTGCGGCGATCCTTGCGAGGTCCCGCTCGCGTTGCTGTTCGATGCCCCGGGCGTCGTGATGATCCCCGGCGTCTGGTTGAGCGCCTGGATCACTTGGACGGCGTTCTGCTCGCTGAAGACTTGCTGCGAGAGGATGTCGACCGAGGCCGGCGTGGTGTTGATCGTCGCGCGGCCGGAGCCGGTCGTCGAGACGCTGCCGATCGAGCGCAGCGAGGAGAACGACGAGGGCGCCAGCACGGGGCGGAGCGTGATCGCGGCGCCGTCGGTGACGAACACTTCTTCGACCTGCGTCGGGGTGAAGCCGGCCTTGGTGATGACCAGCGTGTACGTACCGGCCGGCACGCCCGCGAAGCGGAAGCGACCCTGCGCGTCCGAGGTCGCGCTGCGGTTGCCCGCGCCTTGCAGCGTGAGCGCGGCGCCGGCGATCGGCGAGCCGTCGGTGCCGTCCACCGTCCCCGCGACGACGCCGCCGGCAGCCGGCTGCGCGGCGCCCGTCACCGGCGCGGCGAAGAAAGCGGTCACGAGTGCAGCCGCCGCGAGCCGCTTCGCCAACAACGGGAGATTCACGGGCCGGCCCTCCTGGATGTGCGCGTCCACGCACGGTGAAGACGTGATGTGAACGTTATATCGTACAGTGTACGAGATTTCGGTCAGCAGCCGTT from Candidatus Sulfotelmatobacter sp. encodes the following:
- a CDS encoding TonB-dependent receptor, coding for MNLPLLAKRLAAAALVTAFFAAPVTGAAQPAAGGVVAGTVDGTDGSPIAGAALTLQGAGNRSATSDAQGRFRFAGVPAGTYTLVITKAGFTPTQVEEVFVTDGAAITLRPVLAPSSFSSLRSIGSVSTTGSGRATINTTPASVDILSQQVFSEQNAVQVIQALNQTPGIITTPGASNSNASGTSQGSPQTTQIRGALPYETESLIDGHPVSVGLDGSFSPTLLNPALLQDVEVVKGPGSSTTEINYAINGSVNYRTLEPTRTPQENLEYGVDGFGGQFSSMQATGSLPSHVIDYAFAAATDGTPSGLNNYKVAGSALPFLYGSPPWTVNGRVVAPPSGLPIGFGASNVPYFYSTPGALQYQEPIYACCDSVSSGYHSDSELAKIRINFSQQTALTLSYLGGQAAFNDPNEDVSLLPIGNTNQSFSIFAPPPGYTGSVASGTPIPFDTLAWSNQYQAQQQDLLQAEFRTTLGADNGILARLYSGATNNYVYQSNTGATDSYEGNAWGGLYLCPAGAGVLANGNCGGPGLPTTAPTLTYFSGTPAVFSYAAVPNSADVQDHLRGYSVELDHTSGSNVYSVSYDRSYHDGEEYVDDPVGGEVGYQLYPGSSQTFSTIALRGQLVLAPTLNASIGDYFIQYASHYTDDGALTWHDASHSLNAPRLGLAWRPSSDLAVRFSAGESVAPPYIDILSSPGGAPIPNVSGAATAYLLNQNNGDLAPETAFGYDLGTDKRIDRATTLSGDVYLTSLHNLFLPTTFADGTYTPTSGADVGNTQTLYVTQTTNLAQARYEGIELALQRAPAAGFGFRLQGSLERAFTYDLPPGFYDTAVGPDTANLAVVPNVNFYGSNGFYNGTVGGRIPYAMGYGELNWRARNGSYFTIGATYYGPNNGYNLPPFAVLSAGLRIALAKDTSLTISGDNLLGAYAQPYGLYFGGVPVPLVNGMLGASTTGNYGPPTVRLSLRRHFGQ